The Acidobacteriota bacterium genome has a segment encoding these proteins:
- the rpoC gene encoding DNA-directed RNA polymerase subunit beta': MPLETQRTFFDLFRSAAEREGPLSANDYTGLRIGLASPEKIRVWSRGEVTKSETINYRTLKPEKDGLFCAKIFGPVNDWECLCGKYKRMKHRGIKCDKCGVEVTRSRVRRERMGHIELATPVSHVWFVKSIPSRIGVLLDLTGRALEEIIYFEKYVVVDPADTDLKFKQLLSEEEYRDAREEWGNAFVAAIGAEAIKQLLGRLNVDELAEELQQEMRSTGSKLKVRKAARRLRVVEAFRQSGNKPEWMVFDVLPVLPPDMRPLVPLDGGRFASSDLNDLYRKVITRNNRLKRLIQLSAPEVIVRNEKRMLQEAVDALFDNGRRGRAYKGTSNRPLRSLSDAVKGKQGRFRQNLLGKRVDYSGRSVVVVGPELNIHQCGLPKVMALELFKPFIYNRLMDRGDAITIKQAKEIVERRTSVVWDMLDEVTQGHPVLLNRAPTLHRLGIQAFEPVLVEGKAIHIHPLVCAAFNADFDGDQMAVHVPLSVESQAEAKVLMLSSRNILSPATGRSLAVPSQDMVLGIYYLTYVKPGCRGEGCLFASVDDVLLAYEGEQVETHTKIRMQYTGELMDLTTVADDQDILHVDVQVLERQAISTTVGQVILNSCLPEGVPYINGTLRKKGLAQLANFCYLRYGAEVTVAMLDSLKALGFSYATKSGTSIGIDDHLVPETKEVHIQKAYEEVHHIEELYRDGLITWGERYNRIIDIWSNVTERVSREMYDGMRRLNPVTREINPFVLMTDSGARGNPQQVRQLAAMRGLMAKPSGEIIETPITSNFREGLNVLEYFISTHGARKGLADTALKTANSGYLTRRLVDVAQDLVIAEEDCGTLQGIHVSALVEGGEIIAPLRERILGRVALRDAVDVITGEVLCKGGQLIDEDIANRIQECNIERVEIRSVLTCESLKGVCRLCYGRNLATGELVELGEAVGIVAAQSIGEPGTQLTMRTFHIGGTASQVQRETKLSAKNSGFVKFRNLRTLKDKAGHLVVMSRSGGIVVEDRKGLELESYPLVYGARLLAREGQEVARDARLAEWDPFSQLILTECDGEIRFRDLIEGVTVEEEVDERTGHARLVVMESPRPGREPQIVIVDNKGNEIKSHLMPAKAYIRVKEKQKVSTGEVLAKIPREVARTKDITGGLPRVEELFEAREPKDAALISEINGTVRYGEVVRNVRRIVVENEQAEKRLYNVPRSMHLLVQDGERVQAGDALTDGPKNPHDILAVLGVRALQEYIVNEIQEVYRLQGVEINDKHIECIARQMLRWVELEEPGDSEFLVGDRVDRFHLENERQRVLKEKKRPPKAKPLLLGITKAGLNTESFISAASFQETTRVLTEAAVAGKVDSLKGLKENVIMGRLIPAGTGIEYYRHLSVDGGKIEDELGAAEVGAAEEEAVSVDVEESLED; the protein is encoded by the coding sequence ATGCCCTTGGAAACGCAACGGACGTTTTTTGACCTTTTCCGGTCGGCGGCGGAGAGAGAAGGGCCGCTTTCGGCCAATGACTACACGGGTCTCCGTATCGGTCTTGCTTCGCCGGAGAAGATTCGTGTTTGGTCTCGCGGCGAAGTCACGAAGTCCGAAACCATCAATTACCGTACGCTCAAGCCGGAGAAAGACGGCCTTTTCTGCGCCAAGATTTTCGGGCCGGTCAACGACTGGGAGTGCTTGTGCGGAAAGTACAAGCGGATGAAGCACCGCGGCATCAAGTGCGATAAGTGCGGGGTGGAAGTGACGCGGTCGCGCGTGCGGCGGGAGCGCATGGGGCACATCGAGCTTGCCACGCCGGTGTCCCACGTGTGGTTTGTCAAAAGCATTCCAAGCCGCATCGGCGTCTTGCTTGACCTGACGGGACGCGCCCTGGAGGAAATTATCTACTTTGAAAAATATGTGGTGGTCGACCCCGCCGATACAGACCTGAAGTTTAAGCAGCTCCTGAGCGAAGAGGAGTATCGGGACGCGCGCGAGGAATGGGGCAACGCCTTTGTGGCGGCGATTGGCGCCGAGGCCATCAAGCAACTGCTCGGCCGCCTCAACGTCGATGAGCTCGCCGAGGAGCTCCAGCAGGAGATGCGCTCTACGGGCTCGAAACTTAAGGTCCGAAAGGCTGCCCGCCGGCTTCGTGTCGTCGAAGCTTTCCGGCAATCGGGCAATAAGCCCGAATGGATGGTGTTCGATGTCCTGCCGGTTCTTCCGCCGGACATGCGCCCCTTGGTGCCGCTTGACGGGGGGCGCTTTGCTTCGTCGGACCTGAACGACCTCTACCGAAAGGTCATCACGCGCAATAATCGTCTGAAGCGTCTAATTCAATTGAGCGCCCCCGAGGTGATCGTGCGAAACGAAAAGCGCATGCTGCAGGAAGCGGTGGACGCGCTTTTTGACAACGGGCGCCGGGGTCGCGCCTATAAGGGAACGAGCAACCGTCCGCTTCGCTCGCTGAGCGATGCCGTGAAAGGTAAGCAGGGCCGCTTTCGCCAAAACCTGTTGGGCAAGCGGGTTGATTATTCGGGACGCTCCGTCGTCGTCGTGGGACCCGAGCTCAATATTCATCAATGCGGACTGCCCAAGGTGATGGCGCTGGAGCTCTTTAAGCCTTTCATCTACAACCGGCTCATGGACCGCGGGGACGCGATTACCATTAAGCAGGCCAAGGAAATCGTGGAGCGGCGCACTTCCGTGGTGTGGGACATGCTCGACGAGGTGACTCAGGGACATCCGGTTTTGCTCAATCGAGCCCCGACGCTTCATCGCCTGGGCATTCAAGCGTTTGAGCCGGTGCTGGTCGAGGGCAAAGCCATCCACATTCATCCGCTCGTATGCGCGGCGTTCAACGCGGATTTTGACGGGGACCAGATGGCCGTGCACGTGCCGCTTTCCGTCGAATCGCAGGCCGAAGCGAAGGTTTTGATGCTTTCTTCACGGAACATCCTCTCGCCGGCCACCGGGAGATCCCTCGCGGTGCCGAGCCAGGACATGGTCCTCGGGATTTACTACTTGACCTATGTAAAACCGGGTTGCCGGGGGGAGGGGTGCTTGTTTGCTTCGGTGGACGACGTGCTTCTCGCCTACGAAGGGGAGCAGGTGGAAACGCACACGAAGATTCGCATGCAGTACACCGGGGAGCTCATGGATTTGACAACCGTCGCGGACGACCAGGACATTCTACACGTGGACGTCCAGGTGCTGGAGCGCCAAGCCATAAGCACGACCGTGGGGCAGGTGATCCTCAACAGCTGCCTGCCGGAGGGGGTCCCCTACATTAACGGGACGCTTCGCAAAAAGGGACTGGCCCAGCTGGCCAACTTCTGTTATCTGCGGTACGGGGCCGAGGTCACGGTGGCGATGCTTGATTCCCTCAAGGCCCTTGGTTTCAGCTATGCGACGAAGAGTGGGACCTCTATCGGCATCGACGATCATCTCGTGCCGGAGACGAAGGAAGTCCATATCCAGAAAGCCTACGAAGAGGTGCACCACATCGAGGAGCTTTACCGCGACGGCCTCATCACGTGGGGTGAGCGCTACAATCGAATCATCGACATTTGGTCGAATGTGACCGAGCGCGTGAGCCGCGAGATGTACGACGGCATGCGGCGTCTCAATCCTGTCACACGCGAAATCAACCCCTTTGTTCTCATGACCGACTCGGGGGCGCGCGGCAACCCTCAGCAGGTGCGCCAGCTTGCCGCGATGCGCGGCCTCATGGCCAAGCCCTCCGGGGAAATTATCGAGACCCCCATTACGTCGAATTTCCGCGAGGGATTGAACGTGCTTGAATACTTCATTTCCACCCATGGAGCGCGCAAGGGACTGGCCGATACCGCCCTTAAAACCGCCAACTCGGGCTACCTCACGCGCCGGCTCGTCGACGTGGCGCAGGACCTCGTGATCGCGGAGGAAGATTGCGGAACGCTGCAGGGGATCCACGTCAGCGCGCTCGTGGAAGGGGGCGAAATTATCGCGCCCTTGCGAGAGCGGATTCTGGGGCGCGTGGCGCTGCGCGATGCGGTGGACGTCATCACGGGCGAGGTGCTCTGCAAGGGGGGGCAGCTTATTGACGAGGACATCGCCAACCGGATTCAGGAATGCAACATCGAAAGGGTGGAGATACGCTCCGTGCTTACGTGCGAGTCCCTCAAGGGGGTGTGCCGGCTGTGCTACGGGCGCAACCTGGCCACGGGGGAATTGGTGGAGCTGGGGGAGGCGGTGGGGATCGTGGCCGCGCAGTCCATCGGCGAGCCCGGCACGCAGCTTACCATGCGGACGTTTCATATCGGCGGAACGGCGAGTCAGGTGCAGCGTGAGACCAAGCTTTCGGCGAAAAACAGCGGCTTCGTCAAGTTCCGGAACCTGCGCACCCTTAAAGACAAGGCGGGCCACTTGGTCGTGATGAGCCGCAGCGGGGGGATTGTTGTGGAGGATCGGAAAGGCCTGGAGCTGGAGAGCTATCCCCTGGTCTACGGTGCGCGCCTTCTTGCGCGTGAGGGGCAGGAAGTGGCCCGCGACGCTCGGCTGGCCGAATGGGACCCGTTCTCGCAGCTTATCCTTACGGAATGCGACGGAGAGATACGGTTCCGGGATTTGATCGAGGGGGTGACGGTTGAGGAGGAAGTGGACGAGCGCACCGGCCACGCCCGACTGGTGGTCATGGAGTCTCCGCGGCCTGGCCGTGAGCCTCAAATTGTGATCGTGGACAATAAAGGCAACGAGATAAAAAGCCACCTCATGCCGGCCAAGGCCTACATCAGGGTCAAGGAGAAACAGAAAGTCTCGACGGGCGAGGTGCTTGCGAAGATTCCCCGCGAGGTGGCCCGCACCAAGGACATTACCGGCGGACTGCCGAGGGTGGAGGAGTTGTTCGAAGCGCGGGAGCCGAAGGATGCGGCCCTGATTAGCGAAATCAACGGCACGGTACGGTACGGCGAAGTGGTGCGCAACGTTCGCCGCATTGTGGTGGAGAACGAGCAGGCGGAAAAGCGCCTCTACAACGTGCCGCGCAGCATGCACCTTCTCGTGCAGGACGGGGAGCGGGTCCAGGCCGGGGACGCGCTGACGGACGGCCCCAAGAACCCGCACGATATTCTGGCCGTCCTTGGCGTGCGCGCCCTGCAGGAATACATCGTCAACGAGATCCAGGAGGTCTACCGGCTGCAGGGCGTCGAGATCAACGACAAGCACATCGAGTGCATCGCGCGCCAGATGCTGCGCTGGGTGGAACTCGAGGAGCCGGGCGATTCCGAATTTCTGGTGGGGGATCGCGTGGACCGGTTCCACCTTGAGAACGAGCGTCAGCGCGTGCTCAAAGAGAAGAAGAGGCCGCCCAAGGCCAAGCCCCTCCTTTTGGGCATCACGAAAGCGGGGCTCAATACGGAGAGCTTCATTTCGGCCGCCTCGTTCCAGGAGACGACTCGGGTGTTGACGGAAGCCGCCGTGGCGGGCAAGGTGGACTCTCTTAAGGGGCTTAAGGAAAACGTCATTATGGGCCGCCTGATCCCTGCGGGAACGGGCATCGAGTACTACCGGCATCTTAGCGTGGACGGTGGGAAAATCGAGGACGAACTGGGAGCGGCGGAAGTCGGGGCGGCCGAAGAGGAAGCCGTGAGCGTGGACGTGGAAGAATCGCTGGAGGATTAG
- a CDS encoding 30S ribosomal protein S12, whose protein sequence is MPTVNQLVRMGRKPVARKGKSPALQANPQRRGVCIRVYTTTPKKPNSALRKVARIRLTNSQEVTSYIPGEGHNLQEHSIVLVEGGRVKDLPGVRYHIVRGALDAKGVDTRRQSRSRYGAKRPQ, encoded by the coding sequence ATGCCGACCGTTAACCAGCTTGTGAGAATGGGTCGTAAGCCTGTTGCAAGGAAGGGCAAAAGCCCTGCCTTGCAGGCGAATCCCCAGCGCAGGGGAGTGTGCATCCGTGTCTATACGACCACGCCTAAGAAACCAAACTCGGCGCTCCGCAAGGTCGCGCGTATCCGCCTGACGAACAGCCAGGAAGTGACGAGCTACATTCCCGGCGAGGGGCACAACCTCCAGGAGCACTCCATTGTGCTTGTGGAGGGAGGGCGCGTGAAGGACCTACCGGGTGTGCGATATCACATCGTGCGTGGCGCTTTGGATGCCAAGGGGGTGGACACCCGAAGGCAGAGCCGGTCTAGGTACGGGGCCAAGCGTCCGCAATAG
- the rpsG gene encoding 30S ribosomal protein S7 produces the protein MRKRRAEIRKTTPDVRHGSELVAKLINTVMRSGKRSTAEAIVYGAFALIHERTKQDPFKTFQQAMEKIRPDVEVKSRRVGGATYQVPIEVDDRRGTSLSLRWLVQYARGRSERGMHEQLAAEILDAASSRGNAVKKREDVHRMAEANRAFAHYRW, from the coding sequence ATGCGAAAGCGACGTGCCGAGATTCGTAAAACAACGCCAGATGTTCGCCATGGAAGCGAGCTGGTGGCAAAGCTTATTAACACCGTGATGCGCAGCGGCAAAAGAAGCACGGCCGAGGCCATTGTCTATGGTGCATTTGCCCTGATTCATGAGCGCACCAAGCAGGATCCGTTTAAAACGTTTCAGCAGGCCATGGAAAAGATACGGCCCGATGTGGAGGTCAAGTCGCGCCGCGTGGGCGGGGCCACCTACCAAGTGCCCATCGAAGTGGACGACCGGCGAGGCACGTCCTTGAGCCTCCGTTGGCTCGTGCAGTATGCCCGCGGGCGCAGCGAAAGGGGAATGCACGAACAGCTGGCGGCGGAGATTCTCGACGCGGCTTCGAGCCGCGGCAACGCCGTCAAGAAACGCGAGGACGTCCATCGCATGGCGGAGGCCAACCGCGCCTTTGCCCACTATCGGTGGTAG
- the fusA gene encoding elongation factor G: MPRQTPLERIRNIGIAAHIDAGKTTTTERILYYTGINYKMGEVHEGTATMDWMEQEQERGITLTAAATTCFWRDYRINIIDTPGHVDFTAEVERSLRVLDGCIVVFCSVGGVEPQSETVWRQADKYRVPRIAFVNKMDRRGADFDRCLRMMRERLGATPVPIQMPLGTEENFQGAIDLVDLRAYRYKDDTLGAEYEVLDVPDDLSEEARRRRESLIERLCECDEALMARYVAGKELPADEIRAALRRATLALRATPVLCGAAFKNKGVQLLIDAVIEYLPSPLDILPVEGMAPNSEAKATRSPSDEEPFCGLAFKITSDPFVGQLTYIRAYSGCLQAGASVYSAARKRTERIGRLLKMHANHREDIKEVYAGDIAAAVGVRTVFTGDTLCDPKHPIMLESIDFPEPVLSVAIEPKTQADREKLSRSLHKLAHEDPTFLIGRDQDSGQTLISGMGELHLEILVGRLTREFGVTAHVGRPQVTYKETITRSASGVGKYIKQTGGRGQYGHCVVEIEPVSGGAFDFVNEIKGGAIPTEYIASVQRGIEEAVKRGVLAGYEMVGIRVYLKDGSHHEVDSSEPAFKMAGSMAFQDAARKASPILLEPVMRVEVVCPEANMGDIIGDLNARRGRIEKVEHRGDSQVVMAYAPLAEMFGYATDVRSLSQGRAYYSMEFHRYEEAPKNISQGVSVGAAGMY, encoded by the coding sequence ATGCCGCGCCAGACCCCTCTCGAGCGAATCCGCAACATCGGCATCGCCGCACACATCGATGCCGGGAAGACGACGACCACGGAGCGGATTCTCTACTACACGGGAATCAATTACAAGATGGGTGAAGTGCACGAGGGCACGGCCACCATGGATTGGATGGAGCAGGAGCAGGAGCGGGGCATTACACTCACCGCCGCCGCGACCACGTGTTTTTGGCGCGATTACCGCATCAACATTATTGACACGCCCGGCCATGTGGACTTTACGGCCGAGGTGGAGCGGTCGCTCCGGGTTCTCGACGGCTGCATCGTGGTCTTTTGCAGCGTGGGAGGCGTGGAGCCCCAGTCGGAAACGGTATGGCGGCAGGCCGACAAGTACCGCGTGCCGCGTATTGCCTTCGTTAACAAGATGGACCGTCGCGGCGCCGACTTTGACCGCTGCCTTCGAATGATGCGCGAGCGCCTGGGGGCCACTCCGGTTCCGATTCAGATGCCTCTGGGGACCGAGGAAAACTTCCAAGGGGCCATCGACCTGGTGGATCTTCGGGCGTATCGCTACAAGGACGACACGCTCGGCGCGGAATACGAGGTGCTCGACGTGCCCGACGATCTCAGCGAGGAGGCGCGCCGGCGGCGCGAATCTTTGATAGAAAGGCTGTGCGAATGCGACGAGGCGCTGATGGCGAGGTACGTGGCGGGCAAAGAGCTTCCGGCCGACGAGATCCGCGCGGCACTGCGCCGGGCGACGCTTGCGCTTCGCGCGACGCCCGTTTTGTGCGGCGCGGCGTTCAAGAACAAGGGCGTGCAGCTTTTGATCGACGCCGTGATCGAGTACCTTCCTTCCCCGCTAGACATTCTCCCCGTGGAAGGCATGGCCCCGAACTCGGAGGCCAAGGCGACGCGGAGCCCGTCCGACGAGGAGCCGTTTTGCGGCTTGGCCTTCAAGATAACGAGCGATCCCTTTGTGGGGCAGCTTACCTACATCCGTGCCTATTCGGGCTGTCTTCAGGCGGGCGCCTCGGTGTACAGTGCGGCGCGCAAGCGGACCGAGCGCATCGGCCGCCTTCTCAAGATGCACGCAAACCACCGCGAGGACATCAAAGAAGTCTACGCTGGGGATATTGCGGCGGCCGTGGGCGTTCGGACCGTTTTTACCGGCGATACGCTCTGCGATCCGAAGCATCCCATCATGCTCGAGTCCATTGACTTCCCCGAGCCCGTCCTTTCGGTGGCCATCGAGCCCAAGACCCAGGCCGACCGGGAAAAGCTTTCCCGTTCCCTTCATAAGCTGGCGCACGAGGATCCCACGTTCCTCATCGGGAGAGACCAGGACAGCGGGCAGACGCTCATTTCGGGGATGGGGGAGCTTCATTTGGAGATTTTGGTGGGCCGCTTGACCCGTGAGTTCGGCGTCACGGCCCATGTGGGGCGTCCACAGGTCACGTACAAGGAGACCATTACCAGGTCCGCTTCGGGCGTCGGGAAATACATCAAGCAGACGGGCGGCCGCGGCCAGTACGGCCATTGCGTCGTCGAAATCGAGCCGGTGTCCGGCGGGGCTTTTGATTTTGTCAATGAAATCAAGGGTGGTGCCATCCCGACGGAATACATTGCTTCCGTGCAAAGGGGGATCGAGGAAGCCGTCAAGCGTGGTGTTTTGGCCGGTTACGAAATGGTCGGAATTCGAGTATACTTGAAGGACGGCTCGCACCACGAGGTCGATTCGTCGGAGCCCGCTTTTAAGATGGCAGGCTCCATGGCGTTCCAAGATGCGGCCCGCAAGGCGTCTCCCATCCTTCTGGAGCCCGTAATGCGCGTGGAAGTGGTATGCCCGGAAGCGAACATGGGAGACATTATCGGTGACCTGAACGCTCGCCGGGGACGAATCGAGAAAGTCGAGCACCGCGGCGATTCGCAGGTCGTCATGGCCTATGCGCCGCTTGCGGAAATGTTCGGCTATGCGACGGACGTGCGGTCGCTTTCGCAGGGGCGAGCCTATTATTCGATGGAATTTCACCGTTACGAAGAGGCCCCGAAGAACATCTCGCAGGGGGTGTCGGTCGGGGCTGCGGGAATGTATTAA
- a CDS encoding thioredoxin family protein gives MRQKCAAALLAMALVPTLALAKAVPGKDAPAFEAKAASGGTQKLSDYKGKWLVLEWFNMDCPFVQKHYKSGNMEKIRKTYAEKGVMWLTVCSSAEGKQGYVAPSDAAKVAKKHKLAPSAFLLDASGTMGKAYGAKTTPHMFIINPEGKVVYAGAIDDNSSRDPAVIPESKNYVVAALDAALAGKPVKPASTRPYGCSVKYAD, from the coding sequence ATGCGACAAAAATGCGCCGCCGCGCTTCTCGCAATGGCACTCGTTCCTACGCTTGCGTTGGCCAAAGCGGTTCCCGGAAAAGACGCTCCCGCCTTCGAGGCGAAGGCCGCCTCGGGGGGGACGCAAAAGCTTTCCGACTACAAGGGAAAGTGGCTTGTCTTGGAATGGTTCAACATGGATTGCCCGTTCGTGCAGAAGCACTACAAAAGCGGCAACATGGAGAAAATACGGAAAACGTACGCCGAGAAGGGTGTTATGTGGCTTACGGTCTGCTCCTCCGCGGAGGGCAAGCAGGGCTACGTCGCTCCCTCTGACGCGGCGAAGGTTGCCAAGAAGCATAAACTGGCTCCCTCGGCGTTCCTTCTCGACGCCTCCGGCACGATGGGCAAGGCCTACGGTGCGAAGACGACGCCGCACATGTTTATTATCAACCCCGAAGGAAAAGTCGTCTACGCGGGAGCGATTGACGACAACAGCTCGCGCGATCCGGCGGTGATTCCCGAATCAAAGAACTACGTCGTAGCGGCGCTCGACGCGGCCCTGGCGGGAAAGCCGGTGAAGCCCGCTTCCACCCGGCCCTACGGCTGCAGCGTGAAGTACGCGGATTAA
- a CDS encoding M48 family metalloprotease yields LQGVIAHEFSHILNGDMRLNIRLMGVLHGILLIGVLGYWMVRTVRYAPRSSDMRASAAIFAVVCIGLVLMVIGYVGVFFGKLIKSAASRQREYLADASAVQFTRNPSGIAGALKKIGGMDMGARLVSPNAEQTSHMFIANALSRSWVGALATHPPLEERIRRVEPRWDGRFVRVEPPAKKAPRRRKKEEKEDLETILGPEMTAVLAGGVVAGAGAAPARGARAQRATVMRSKEILARVGAPSEEHLRYAAQLKASIPEAVTGAAHEPFGARAVVYAMLLDREKESRRLQLERLGHNADKTVYKETLKLAPEVETLPDETRLPLVDMSIPALSRLSPVQYGAFRKNIRHLVEADKQIDIFEFMLQCVLLRHLQPRFAKRRKPPVVQYYATKPLAGSCARLLSGLAYAGHDDAGEAARAFELGAARVDLSARILPTGEAGLDAVGEALDVLTKASPKIKRRVLEACIVTTAADGLATIHEAELLRAVADGLDCPVPPFLPGQDVG; encoded by the coding sequence GCTCCAGGGCGTTATCGCCCACGAGTTCAGCCACATCCTGAACGGCGACATGAGGCTCAACATCCGCCTGATGGGCGTGCTGCACGGGATCCTTCTCATCGGCGTCCTGGGCTATTGGATGGTGCGCACGGTCCGGTACGCGCCGCGCTCGTCGGACATGCGCGCCAGCGCCGCGATCTTCGCCGTCGTGTGCATCGGGCTGGTGCTCATGGTGATCGGGTACGTCGGCGTGTTTTTCGGCAAACTGATAAAGAGCGCGGCGTCCCGCCAGCGCGAGTACCTCGCGGACGCGTCCGCCGTGCAGTTCACGCGCAACCCCTCAGGCATCGCCGGCGCGCTCAAGAAGATCGGCGGCATGGACATGGGAGCGAGGCTCGTAAGCCCCAACGCCGAGCAGACCAGCCACATGTTTATAGCCAACGCGCTCTCCCGGTCCTGGGTGGGCGCGCTGGCCACGCACCCTCCGCTCGAGGAGCGCATCCGGCGCGTCGAGCCCCGATGGGACGGCCGGTTCGTCCGCGTCGAGCCCCCGGCCAAGAAGGCACCCCGCCGCCGGAAAAAGGAGGAGAAGGAGGACCTGGAAACAATTCTTGGCCCCGAGATGACCGCCGTGCTGGCGGGGGGCGTCGTGGCCGGAGCAGGGGCCGCGCCGGCCAGGGGCGCCCGAGCGCAGCGCGCCACGGTGATGCGCTCGAAGGAGATACTCGCCCGCGTGGGCGCGCCGAGCGAGGAACATCTGCGCTACGCCGCGCAACTCAAGGCCTCCATCCCCGAGGCCGTCACCGGGGCCGCCCACGAGCCCTTCGGCGCCCGGGCCGTGGTGTACGCCATGCTCCTGGACCGCGAGAAAGAATCCCGCCGCCTTCAGCTTGAGCGTCTTGGGCACAACGCGGACAAGACGGTCTACAAGGAGACCCTGAAGCTGGCCCCCGAGGTAGAGACGCTTCCGGACGAGACGCGCCTGCCGCTCGTGGACATGTCGATTCCGGCCCTGAGCCGGCTTTCGCCGGTTCAGTACGGAGCTTTTCGAAAAAACATCCGGCACCTGGTGGAGGCGGACAAGCAGATTGACATCTTCGAGTTCATGTTGCAGTGCGTCCTGCTGCGCCACCTGCAGCCCCGCTTCGCCAAGAGACGGAAGCCCCCCGTCGTCCAGTACTACGCCACGAAGCCGCTGGCGGGCTCCTGCGCCCGGCTCCTGTCGGGCCTGGCGTACGCCGGCCACGACGACGCGGGCGAGGCGGCCCGCGCCTTCGAGTTGGGCGCGGCCAGGGTGGACCTCTCCGCGCGGATACTGCCGACCGGCGAGGCCGGGCTCGACGCCGTCGGCGAGGCGCTCGACGTGCTGACCAAGGCCTCCCCGAAGATAAAGCGGCGCGTGCTGGAGGCGTGCATCGTCACGACCGCCGCGGACGGCCTCGCCACGATACACGAGGCGGAGCTTTTGCGCGCCGTGGCGGACGGCCTGGACTGTCCCGTTCCGCCGTTCCTTCCGGGCCAGGACGTGGGATAA
- the purH gene encoding bifunctional phosphoribosylaminoimidazolecarboxamide formyltransferase/IMP cyclohydrolase translates to MPATTIKHALLSVSDKSKLDTLASFLAGRGVTLLSTGGTAAYLERAGLRPVEVSSTTGFPEILGGRVKTLHPKIFGGLLCDPRSPAHQSDLERHGIEPIGLVVVNLYPFEQTVKRRGASWADCVENIDIGGVALLRAAAKNHARVLVLCDPADYEPFVKEWKELGEISEKTRARLAGKAFHHTARYDALIARAFAGRAGGRSRKGTPGSVVMALDRKSELRYGENPHQQGAIYVEPLEGGDITGARVLQGKGVSYNNYFDADAAWRLAADLAALAGKGSSKKGPAACAIIKHGIPCGAGLGASVKEAFVRAHESDPVSAFGGVVALSRPPDAAAARVMVKYFLEVIAAPSFPAEARKIFKAKADLRLLATGKPRARRTGWDSKRVGGGWLLQAWDEGLTGPAKWKVATKKKPTPAQRRALEFAWTVVKHVRSNAIVVANEKGTLGIGAGQTSRVTASYIALRQAGKKARGAVLASDGFFPFRDSVDRAARAGVSAIVQPGGSKRDADAVAACNQHRITMALTGRRHFRH, encoded by the coding sequence ATGCCCGCTACAACGATCAAGCACGCACTGCTTTCGGTCTCCGACAAGTCGAAACTGGACACGCTGGCGAGCTTCCTCGCCGGGCGGGGCGTAACGCTCCTCTCGACGGGAGGGACGGCGGCGTACCTCGAGCGGGCCGGGCTGCGGCCCGTCGAGGTCAGCAGCACCACCGGTTTCCCCGAAATCCTGGGAGGCCGGGTCAAGACGCTCCACCCCAAGATTTTCGGCGGGCTCCTCTGCGACCCCCGGAGCCCCGCCCACCAGAGCGACCTCGAACGCCATGGCATCGAGCCGATCGGCCTCGTCGTGGTGAACCTCTACCCGTTCGAGCAGACGGTCAAGCGGCGTGGCGCCTCGTGGGCGGACTGCGTGGAGAACATCGACATCGGGGGCGTGGCGCTGCTGCGCGCGGCGGCGAAGAACCACGCGCGCGTCCTGGTCCTCTGCGACCCGGCCGACTACGAGCCCTTCGTGAAGGAGTGGAAGGAGCTGGGAGAAATTTCCGAAAAGACCCGCGCCCGCCTGGCGGGGAAGGCGTTCCACCACACGGCGCGCTACGACGCGCTCATCGCCCGGGCCTTCGCGGGGCGCGCCGGCGGCCGCTCCCGTAAGGGGACGCCCGGGAGCGTGGTCATGGCGCTCGACCGCAAGAGCGAGCTCCGCTACGGCGAGAACCCGCACCAGCAGGGCGCCATCTACGTGGAGCCCCTCGAGGGGGGCGACATCACCGGCGCCAGGGTGCTGCAGGGCAAGGGCGTCTCGTACAACAACTACTTCGACGCCGACGCGGCGTGGCGGCTCGCGGCGGACCTCGCGGCGCTCGCCGGGAAGGGTTCTTCCAAGAAGGGCCCCGCCGCGTGCGCCATCATCAAGCACGGCATCCCGTGCGGCGCGGGCCTCGGGGCGAGCGTGAAGGAGGCCTTCGTGCGCGCCCACGAGTCGGACCCGGTCTCGGCCTTCGGGGGCGTCGTGGCCCTCAGCCGCCCGCCCGACGCCGCGGCGGCCCGCGTGATGGTCAAGTATTTCCTCGAGGTGATAGCCGCGCCGTCGTTCCCGGCGGAGGCGAGAAAAATTTTCAAAGCGAAGGCCGACCTGCGCCTCCTGGCCACGGGAAAGCCCCGCGCCCGGCGCACCGGGTGGGACTCGAAGAGGGTCGGGGGCGGGTGGCTGCTCCAGGCGTGGGACGAGGGGCTCACCGGCCCCGCCAAGTGGAAGGTCGCGACGAAGAAGAAGCCCACGCCGGCGCAGAGGCGCGCGCTCGAGTTCGCGTGGACCGTGGTAAAGCACGTGCGGTCGAACGCCATCGTCGTGGCGAACGAGAAGGGGACGCTCGGCATCGGCGCGGGGCAGACGAGCCGCGTCACCGCGTCGTACATCGCCCTCCGCCAGGCCGGCAAGAAGGCCCGCGGCGCGGTGCTCGCCTCGGACGGTTTTTTCCCGTTCCGCGACAGCGTCGACAGGGCCGCCAGGGCCGGCGTGAGCGCCATCGTCCAGCCCGGCGGCTCGAAGCGCGACGCGGACGCCGTCGCCGCCTGCAACCAGCACCGCATCACCATGGCGCTCACCGGGCGCCGGCACTTCAGGCACTAG